The sequence below is a genomic window from Mycobacterium heidelbergense.
GCGGATCGCGCTCGCCAGATCGCCGGCGATCCCCCCAAAGGCCGACTCCCCCTCCGACAAGCCTTGGCCGACTTCGCCGCCCACGCTCTGCAGCGCCTGGGCCGAGGTGTTCTGCGCGGCATAGCTGAGCAGGTTGATGGGGAAGCCGGACGAGATGAACTGGTTGGCATAGGTGTTGGCCAGTCCGAACCAGCCGGAGTTGGGGTCGAAGCCGCCGGGGGTGCTGAGCAGGTTCGTCAGCAAGTCCCCGATGGTCGATTGCGCCGACGTGGCGGTGGCGGGCACGGCGCTGGCCTGGGTGGCCGCCGCCGTCGGGCTGGCGATCGCGGCCGGCGACGAGAATTGCGGCACGTCGAGGGCCTGCGCCGAGGCCGCCTGATAGCGATACATCGCCGCGGAATTGTCGGCCCACATGGCCTGGTACTGGTCCTCGGTCTGGGCGATGGCCGCGAGGTTGCCGCCCAGCCGGTCGGTGGCCACCAGCCGCGCGAGCCGGGTTCTGTTGGCGGCGACCTGGGCGGGCTGCACCACGCTCGATTGAACCTGGCCGAAGGCCGCGGCGGCCGTCCGCGCCGACGAGGCCAGCTGCTGGCACTGCTGGGCGGTGGTGCGCATCCAGGTGAGGAAGGGCTCGACGGCCTGGGCCATCGTCGCCGCCGACGGCCCCCGCCAGGCCTGCGTCAACGAGGACACCACCGACGAGTAGATGGGGGCGGTCTGTTCGAGCTCGACGCCGAGGTGTTGCCACGCGCCGGACGCCTCGATCAGTGACTCCGCGCCGGGCCCGGAGTGGATGAGCGCCGAGGTGATCTCGGGCGGCAACGAGATGAAGTCCATGATTGTCACACTCACCATGCCGGAAACGGCCTCGAAAACTCGCGCTGACCGCGCCACGAAAACCCGTCAAACATTGCGCATCGACGCCTCCCGTGCCCGGATCCTTCGCCGACAACGATATACCGGTGGCCACGCCTTGGTTCCCGACCGCGCTGACCGCTTACGGGCCCGGCCGGCGGCTGACGAACTCGCGGTGAACCCCGGTGAGCGGGTCGGTGAACGCGATGCGCCGCGCCAGCAACCGCAGCGGCGCGCCGAAGTCGTCGGCCGGCACGTCAATGACGTTGGGATACAACGGATCACCTTCGATCGGCACCCCGAGCGAGGCCATGTGTACCCGCAGCTGGTGGGTGCGCCCGGTGCGCGGCGTCAGCCGGTAGAGGCCGTGTGGGGCTACGAGTTCCACCAACGTCTCCGCGTTGGGCGCACCGGGCTCGCAGACCGCCTGCAGGCGGCCCCGGCGCTTGACGATGCGGCTCCGAACCACCCGCGGCAACACCAGCGCCGGATC
It includes:
- a CDS encoding PPE family protein gives rise to the protein MDFISLPPEITSALIHSGPGAESLIEASGAWQHLGVELEQTAPIYSSVVSSLTQAWRGPSAATMAQAVEPFLTWMRTTAQQCQQLASSARTAAAAFGQVQSSVVQPAQVAANRTRLARLVATDRLGGNLAAIAQTEDQYQAMWADNSAAMYRYQAASAQALDVPQFSSPAAIASPTAAATQASAVPATATSAQSTIGDLLTNLLSTPGGFDPNSGWFGLANTYANQFISSGFPINLLSYAAQNTSAQALQSVGGEVGQGLSEGESAFGGIAGDLASAIRAIPAAAPTGALGAGVTVGKLTVPPAVVGIMPSAQTPVQLASAASPLPAGDSGFDMLPPLMPPPISAGSGWRKRKQPKYEDLQVGAQVKGKVMPRSPSGG